From Chryseobacterium joostei, the proteins below share one genomic window:
- a CDS encoding DUF3276 family protein: MSEYKERHENEIFTKVLKAGRRTYFFDVRETKAGDYYLTITESKKNFGENGEATFEKHKIYLYKEDFKSFQEMFNESTDFIINEKGEDVISEKHDKDFKSKSYTIDSDDEV, translated from the coding sequence ATGAGTGAATACAAGGAACGCCATGAAAATGAGATTTTCACGAAGGTGTTAAAAGCAGGGAGAAGAACTTATTTCTTTGATGTGCGCGAGACGAAAGCAGGAGATTATTATCTTACAATCACTGAGAGTAAGAAAAATTTCGGAGAGAATGGGGAAGCTACATTCGAGAAGCATAAAATTTACCTTTACAAGGAAGATTTTAAGAGTTTTCAGGAGATGTTTAATGAGTCCACAGATTTCATCATTAATGAAAAGGGTGAGGATGTAATTTCAGAAAAACATGACAAAGACTTCAAAAGCAAATCTTACACAATAGATTCTGACGACGAAGTTTAA
- a CDS encoding ABC transporter ATP-binding protein produces the protein MKALKTLNPYFWKHKILLFWGVLFIIASNFFNIYKVQFVGKSVDELTKNGNLGFNHQVLIYVGIIVGCSLLTGFFTFMMRQTIIVASRRIEYELKNKIYRHYQDLSLTDYKQTTIGDLMNRLSEDVVAVRMYLGPGVMYVANLIVLVVITAIYMVKTDASMTLWTLLPLPILSYAIYKVSSIINKKSKVMQKSQSAISTFVQDSFSGIRVVKFFAREKYIQKNYGIKVTDYQNKALDLAKTEAYFFTIILFVIGLLNVAVIWIGGTKYIAGELSIGKIADFFMYINTLIFPFSMVGWVTSVNQRAEASMQRINEFMDKESEIVNTNFENYPIKGDIEFKNVSYVYPNTGIKALDNLSFTIKAGKSLAIMGKTGSGKSTIALLLCRLIDPTEGEILIDGKNLKDHNLTNYRNFIGYIPQESYLFSDSIENNIGFAIDHPSHEKVVEYSQIADVHKNIVEFKEQYKTLVGERGVMLSGGQKQRICIARALIKDPNIIIFDDSLSALDTETEQNILENIDKKIGNATSIIITHRESSAQKADQIINLTEIANSVTA, from the coding sequence ATGAAAGCGCTAAAAACCTTAAACCCCTATTTTTGGAAGCACAAAATACTATTGTTTTGGGGGGTATTATTTATTATTGCCAGTAATTTTTTCAATATATATAAAGTTCAGTTTGTAGGGAAATCTGTAGACGAGCTTACTAAAAACGGGAATCTTGGCTTCAACCACCAGGTTTTAATTTATGTTGGAATCATTGTGGGCTGTTCACTTTTAACAGGATTCTTCACCTTTATGATGAGGCAAACCATCATTGTGGCTTCCAGAAGAATTGAATATGAACTTAAGAATAAAATCTACAGACATTATCAGGATTTGTCCTTAACGGATTATAAGCAAACAACCATTGGAGACTTAATGAACAGGTTAAGTGAAGATGTTGTAGCGGTAAGAATGTATCTAGGTCCTGGGGTAATGTATGTTGCCAACCTGATCGTTCTTGTTGTGATTACAGCCATTTATATGGTGAAAACAGATGCTTCCATGACTTTATGGACCTTGCTTCCTCTTCCTATTTTATCCTATGCTATTTATAAGGTAAGTTCAATTATCAATAAAAAATCGAAGGTAATGCAGAAGAGCCAGTCTGCTATTTCAACTTTTGTACAGGATAGTTTTTCGGGGATTCGTGTTGTAAAGTTCTTCGCAAGGGAAAAATACATTCAAAAAAATTACGGGATCAAGGTAACTGATTATCAAAACAAGGCATTGGATCTTGCTAAAACTGAAGCCTATTTCTTTACTATTATTTTATTTGTAATTGGATTATTGAATGTTGCCGTTATCTGGATTGGAGGAACAAAATATATTGCCGGAGAATTAAGCATCGGTAAAATTGCTGATTTCTTCATGTATATTAATACCTTGATTTTCCCATTCTCTATGGTGGGTTGGGTAACTTCAGTCAATCAAAGGGCTGAGGCTTCCATGCAAAGGATTAATGAATTCATGGATAAAGAATCGGAAATTGTTAATACGAATTTCGAGAATTATCCTATCAAAGGAGATATTGAATTCAAAAATGTATCGTATGTGTATCCTAATACAGGAATCAAGGCACTTGATAATTTAAGCTTTACCATTAAAGCCGGTAAATCATTGGCCATCATGGGTAAAACAGGAAGCGGAAAATCTACCATTGCACTCCTTTTATGCAGGCTGATAGATCCTACTGAAGGAGAAATCTTGATTGACGGTAAAAATCTGAAAGACCACAATCTGACTAATTACAGGAACTTCATTGGATATATTCCTCAGGAGAGTTATTTATTCTCAGATTCCATTGAAAACAATATAGGTTTTGCAATTGATCATCCATCTCATGAAAAGGTGGTAGAGTATTCCCAGATTGCGGATGTACACAAAAATATTGTTGAGTTTAAGGAACAATATAAAACACTTGTTGGTGAACGTGGAGTGATGCTTTCGGGAGGACAAAAGCAAAGAATTTGTATAGCCAGAGCATTAATAAAGGACCCAAATATCATTATTTTTGATGATTCTTTATCCGCTTTAGATACGGAAACAGAGCAGAATATTCTTGAAAATATTGATAAAAAAATTGGTAATGCGACATCCATAATTATCACACACAGAGAGTCTAGCGCTCAAAAAGCAGATCAAATCATCAATCTGACGGAAATTGCCAATTCTGTAACCGCTTAG
- a CDS encoding transcription antitermination protein NusB — MLGRRQIREKVVQTVYSYYQNPVKFDVLEKNMFAGIEKIYYLYIYQLNFLVGLKDLAEHQIEIGKNKYLKTDSDINPNQKFINNQVLLKLEENPERLFFTGQHKQLKWDMHDDLLVKTFQRITAGKRYQDFMKEEGFSFEEDQKFIGKLFLRYIAENDDFHDYLGDKELSWYDDIHIANSMVQKTIGFLREDEESRTLIKMIKDEEDKTFAGKLLRDTLNNWENNEKKLGERLENWDLERVSLMDKVILSTAIAELDNFALTPSRVIINEYIEIAKVFATDRSNIFINGILDKYCKDQNRI, encoded by the coding sequence ATGTTAGGAAGACGACAAATCCGTGAAAAAGTAGTACAGACAGTGTATTCATACTATCAGAATCCTGTGAAATTTGATGTTTTAGAGAAAAACATGTTCGCTGGAATAGAGAAAATCTATTATCTCTATATCTATCAGCTTAATTTTTTAGTAGGACTTAAAGATTTAGCGGAACATCAGATCGAAATTGGGAAAAACAAGTATCTGAAAACTGATTCAGACATCAACCCTAACCAAAAATTCATCAATAACCAAGTATTGCTTAAACTGGAAGAAAATCCAGAAAGATTGTTCTTCACAGGTCAGCACAAGCAGCTGAAATGGGATATGCATGATGATTTATTGGTAAAGACTTTCCAAAGAATTACTGCGGGAAAACGTTATCAGGATTTCATGAAAGAAGAAGGATTCTCCTTTGAAGAAGACCAAAAATTTATCGGGAAATTATTCTTAAGATATATTGCTGAAAATGATGATTTTCATGATTATCTTGGGGATAAGGAACTTTCTTGGTATGATGATATTCACATTGCCAACTCAATGGTACAAAAGACAATCGGGTTCCTAAGAGAAGATGAAGAAAGCAGAACTTTAATCAAGATGATTAAAGATGAAGAGGATAAAACTTTCGCCGGCAAGCTATTGAGAGATACCCTGAATAACTGGGAAAACAACGAGAAAAAGCTTGGCGAGAGATTAGAAAACTGGGACCTGGAAAGAGTTTCTCTAATGGATAAAGTAATTTTGTCTACTGCAATTGCAGAACTTGATAACTTTGCGTTAACCCCTTCAAGAGTTATTATTAATGAATATATCGAGATTGCTAAAGTATTTGCAACCGACCGTTCAAATATCTTCATTAATGGTATTTTAGATAAATATTGTAAAGATCAAAATAGAATATAA